In Methanothrix sp., a genomic segment contains:
- a CDS encoding cation diffusion facilitator family transporter gives MKSSGAKARSAFDSRSNPPSAPPSIPTLSSSSNPPSVLRVAFYSLLFNLSLVVVKLVLSSLSGSLALRADAVHSTVDVLASLALILGVKISERKSESFPLGLYKVENLASIVISFLLFLTAYEIIIEAVRGDAVLISYQGWVLYAVAAIIPLPYLFGSFQIKVGERTGSPSLIADGVQHKADVLTSSLVFLALIAQSVSLPLDRIAAVIIALVIVKEGWKILVSGMRVLLDASVDAATLEEIRTQIMEAPEVVSISELVARNSGRYLFVQASLTLRVADLKRAHQVSERIESRIKREIPQVDRVQIHYEPIVESRRRYTTPLADMRGTLGKHFGESPYFALVEIDFEEMRLLRQEIVANPHKDLIKGKGLKVAQFLLGFKPDVVFSSERLEGKGPGYVFAEAGVETLQTDARTLEELVDSLLQAEGSTNL, from the coding sequence GTGAAGTCCAGTGGTGCGAAGGCGCGCTCAGCCTTCGATTCCCGCTCCAATCCCCCATCCGCTCCTCCCTCTATTCCCACCTTAAGCTCTTCCTCTAATCCTCCCTCCGTCCTGAGGGTGGCCTTCTACTCCCTGCTCTTCAACCTGTCACTGGTGGTAGTAAAGCTCGTCTTATCCTCTCTATCCGGCAGCCTGGCCCTGCGAGCCGATGCTGTTCACTCCACAGTGGATGTTCTGGCCTCACTGGCCCTCATCCTGGGGGTGAAGATCTCTGAGAGGAAGAGCGAGAGCTTTCCCCTGGGGCTTTATAAGGTGGAGAACCTGGCATCCATCGTCATCTCCTTCCTGTTATTCCTCACTGCTTATGAGATCATCATAGAGGCGGTGCGAGGGGATGCTGTGCTCATCAGCTATCAGGGGTGGGTTCTTTATGCTGTGGCAGCTATAATCCCCCTGCCCTATCTATTCGGCAGCTTTCAGATCAAGGTGGGGGAGAGGACCGGCTCGCCCAGCCTGATAGCAGATGGCGTGCAGCATAAGGCCGATGTCCTCACCTCCTCCCTGGTCTTCCTCGCTCTGATCGCCCAGAGCGTCTCCCTTCCTTTGGACAGGATTGCGGCAGTGATCATAGCACTGGTGATCGTCAAGGAGGGCTGGAAGATACTGGTCTCCGGCATGCGCGTCCTCCTGGATGCCTCTGTGGACGCAGCAACACTGGAGGAGATCCGCACTCAGATCATGGAGGCTCCAGAGGTCGTATCCATCAGTGAACTGGTGGCCAGGAACTCCGGGCGGTATCTCTTTGTACAGGCCAGCTTGACCCTGAGGGTGGCCGATCTGAAGAGGGCCCATCAGGTTAGCGAGAGGATCGAGTCCAGGATCAAAAGAGAGATTCCTCAGGTGGACCGGGTGCAGATTCATTATGAGCCCATTGTGGAGAGTCGGCGCAGATACACTACTCCTCTGGCCGATATGCGAGGCACACTGGGCAAGCACTTCGGCGAATCCCCCTATTTCGCCCTGGTGGAGATAGATTTCGAGGAGATGAGGCTTCTCCGCCAGGAGATAGTGGCCAACCCCCATAAAGATCTGATCAAGGGCAAGGGCCTGAAGGTCGCCCAGTTTCTCCTGGGCTTCAAGCCTGATGTGGTCTTCTCTTCAGAGCGCCTGGAGGGCAAGGGGCCGGGCTATGTCTTTGCCGAAGCTGGAGTGGAGACGCTGCAGACAGATGCCAGGACCCTGGAGGAGCTGGTGGACAGTCTGCTACAGGCAGAAGGGAGTACAAACCTTTAA
- a CDS encoding NifB/NifX family molybdenum-iron cluster-binding protein — MKICVPTMGNAGLGEAICQHFGRAPTFTVVDLNSDEIRILPNVSEHMGGKGLPTETIFAEGVQVLIVGGLGPKAVMAFSQAGIDVFVGATGTVKDAIDDWHEDLLSRASQENACQEHRH, encoded by the coding sequence ATGAAGATCTGCGTTCCCACCATGGGCAATGCCGGCCTGGGCGAGGCCATCTGCCAGCATTTCGGACGGGCGCCCACCTTCACAGTGGTGGACCTGAACAGCGATGAGATCCGCATCCTGCCCAATGTCTCTGAGCATATGGGGGGGAAGGGCCTTCCCACAGAGACCATCTTTGCAGAGGGCGTCCAGGTGCTGATTGTAGGCGGCCTGGGCCCCAAGGCGGTCATGGCCTTCAGCCAGGCGGGCATAGATGTCTTCGTGGGGGCTACGGGTACAGTCAAGGATGCCATCGATGACTGGCATGAGGATCTGCTGAGCCGCGCCAGCCAGGAGAATGCCTGCCAAGAGCACAGACATTAG
- a CDS encoding ATP-binding protein — translation MKLSIASGKGGTGKTLVATSLAASLHSQRGRGITIADCDVEEPNAYLFFPDRILLEEESCQVVVPVVDEEKCTHCGKCSKVCNYHALAVLPQTVLIFPQLCHGCGACSIVCPEKAISESSRSIGEIFHARSEGMDIVWAKLALGEARTTPLIKAVKDRAQSDTVIVDCPPGTSCSLVESVRGSDFCLLVTEPTPFGLYDLDIALRVLDKMGIPQAVLVNKSGVGDRKLYQYLMERKIPLLMEIPLDRRIAEIYSRGEIFVLQMPEWKERFLELAKRIEEMIS, via the coding sequence TTGAAGCTATCCATAGCCAGCGGCAAGGGCGGTACTGGCAAGACCCTGGTTGCTACCTCTCTTGCCGCCTCCCTTCATTCCCAGAGGGGACGGGGGATCACAATCGCTGATTGCGATGTTGAGGAGCCCAATGCCTACCTTTTCTTTCCGGACAGGATCCTTCTGGAGGAGGAGAGCTGCCAGGTTGTTGTGCCGGTGGTAGATGAGGAGAAGTGCACCCATTGTGGCAAATGCAGCAAGGTCTGCAATTATCATGCCCTGGCTGTGCTTCCCCAGACGGTTCTGATATTCCCCCAGCTCTGCCACGGCTGCGGAGCCTGCAGCATCGTCTGTCCTGAGAAGGCCATAAGCGAGAGCAGTCGCTCCATAGGGGAGATATTTCATGCCCGTTCAGAGGGAATGGATATCGTCTGGGCCAAGCTGGCTCTGGGCGAGGCCAGGACCACCCCCCTCATCAAAGCAGTGAAGGATAGGGCTCAGAGCGATACGGTGATCGTCGATTGCCCTCCGGGCACCTCCTGCTCCCTGGTGGAGTCGGTGCGGGGAAGTGACTTCTGCCTGTTGGTCACCGAGCCCACCCCCTTCGGCCTGTACGACCTGGATATCGCCTTACGGGTGCTGGATAAGATGGGAATTCCTCAAGCTGTTCTGGTCAACAAGAGTGGTGTGGGCGACCGGAAGCTCTACCAGTACCTGATGGAGAGGAAGATCCCCCTCTTGATGGAGATCCCTCTGGACCGCAGGATCGCTGAGATCTACTCCCGGGGAGAGATATTCGTCTTGCAGATGCCGGAATGGAAGGAGAGGTTCCTTGAACTGGCAAAGAGAATTGAGGAGATGATATCATGA
- the zupT gene encoding zinc transporter ZupT, translated as MEGNIFIALALTLLAGLATGIGSLISYFIPEPNMRYLSLSLGFAAGVMIYVGFVDLFCSSKLVLGFGYANLFFLIGLALIYLLDHLVPHIHIDGQVDSHCDRLYRTGIMTTIGIAIHNLPEGMTVALVSLADLRLGVPVAIAIAIHNIPEGLACSIPLYCATSDRRKSCLISFAAGMTEPLGAILAILILYPFLNEWLVAAATALVAGIMIFLSFDELIPIANRYGGEHVTNIGLIGGFLVMMIGLTLMESL; from the coding sequence GTGGAAGGAAATATCTTCATCGCCCTGGCTTTGACCCTGCTCGCTGGCCTGGCCACAGGTATCGGGAGCCTGATCTCATATTTCATCCCCGAGCCCAACATGCGCTACCTATCACTGAGCCTGGGCTTTGCCGCCGGAGTGATGATCTATGTGGGCTTTGTGGATCTCTTCTGCAGCTCAAAGCTGGTCTTGGGCTTCGGGTATGCCAATCTCTTCTTCCTGATAGGCCTTGCATTGATCTATCTGCTCGACCATCTCGTTCCTCACATCCATATTGACGGCCAGGTGGACTCCCACTGCGATAGGCTCTATCGCACCGGGATTATGACCACCATCGGCATCGCCATTCATAACCTCCCCGAGGGTATGACTGTGGCCCTGGTCTCCCTGGCCGATCTGCGCCTGGGAGTGCCAGTGGCCATCGCCATCGCCATCCACAACATCCCCGAGGGGCTGGCCTGCAGCATCCCCCTTTACTGCGCCACATCCGACAGGAGGAAATCCTGCCTTATCTCCTTTGCCGCCGGAATGACTGAGCCCCTGGGAGCAATCCTGGCCATATTGATCCTCTATCCATTCTTAAATGAATGGCTCGTTGCTGCTGCCACTGCCCTGGTGGCGGGAATCATGATCTTCCTCAGCTTTGACGAGCTCATCCCCATAGCAAACCGTTATGGGGGCGAGCATGTCACAAACATAGGCCTTATCGGCGGGTTTTTGGTGATGATGATAGGGTTGACATTGATGGAGTCTCTCTAA
- a CDS encoding ABC transporter substrate-binding protein — protein MIKNISSHSVILVALCLSVAITPVIADWDSFHRADENTLAVYGNANLDNVIDEDDIEYVQGILDGTEDETQFADANYDGQISEEDIVQIRAIISGNETELTLLDMAGRAVTVPGSIERVVSAAGLDSTRALVYLGDKDKIVGIGMNSSSWSLINYAAPELAKVPVVGSDQLNLELIATLKPDVILAGTRSNLDKIQEKTHIPTVGVLSGIDSCLAFDMLRTIGWTMRSEGRAEELISYADRKICEATNITSQIPEDEKPRVYSCSGLHEGITTALSYKLVIEAAGGIDVAPELANSSKTKVSKENIIDWNPDIIILHNGNPEEIKAVLSDPVLQSVNAVKNERIYPVMIGLGGKGILAESVTQVLYLTKIFHPDRFESLDVEKEGNEILKTFYGIDGLYTELENEFQLYSWD, from the coding sequence ATGATTAAAAATATATCATCACACTCGGTGATCCTGGTTGCGTTATGCTTGTCGGTGGCCATCACGCCCGTTATTGCAGATTGGGATTCGTTTCACAGGGCGGACGAAAACACACTTGCAGTTTATGGTAACGCCAATCTGGACAACGTCATAGACGAAGATGACATAGAGTATGTTCAAGGGATATTAGACGGAACCGAAGATGAGACGCAGTTTGCGGATGCCAACTACGATGGCCAGATTAGCGAGGAAGACATAGTTCAAATCAGGGCGATAATCTCGGGGAATGAGACAGAACTGACCCTTCTAGACATGGCAGGCCGAGCGGTCACCGTTCCAGGATCAATAGAGCGAGTAGTATCGGCTGCAGGCCTTGACAGCACCAGAGCACTGGTGTATCTCGGCGATAAGGATAAGATCGTGGGAATAGGCATGAACAGCTCTTCTTGGTCCCTGATAAATTATGCTGCACCTGAACTTGCAAAGGTGCCTGTCGTCGGCTCCGATCAGCTGAACCTGGAGCTGATTGCGACATTGAAGCCGGATGTAATACTTGCCGGAACGAGATCGAACCTCGACAAAATCCAGGAGAAAACTCACATCCCAACAGTAGGGGTTCTGTCAGGGATCGATAGCTGTTTGGCCTTCGACATGCTCAGGACCATCGGCTGGACCATGAGAAGCGAAGGCAGAGCTGAAGAGCTGATATCTTACGCCGACAGGAAGATCTGCGAAGCTACAAATATTACATCACAGATACCCGAAGACGAAAAGCCAAGGGTATACTCTTGCAGCGGCCTTCACGAAGGGATAACAACAGCTTTGAGCTACAAGCTCGTCATCGAAGCGGCAGGCGGAATCGACGTTGCGCCCGAACTTGCTAATAGCAGCAAGACGAAAGTCTCAAAGGAGAATATCATCGATTGGAACCCGGATATCATCATCCTTCATAACGGCAATCCTGAAGAAATCAAAGCCGTTTTGTCAGACCCGGTTTTGCAAAGCGTAAACGCGGTGAAAAACGAGCGCATATATCCGGTGATGATAGGTCTGGGCGGAAAGGGCATCCTCGCAGAATCCGTTACCCAAGTCCTTTACCTTACTAAGATCTTTCATCCCGATAGATTCGAAAGCTTAGACGTGGAAAAAGAGGGTAATGAGATCTTGAAGACTTTTTATGGTATAGACGGACTCTATACCGAGCTTGAGAACGAGTTTCAGCTTTACAGTTGGGATTAA
- a CDS encoding ABC transporter substrate-binding protein, with product MDSKGSYVSIFALCFFLVIMPTDAAGYTEFAWAWGDTLTVYGNANLDDIIDERDVEYVRGIIDGTKDETAFADANYDGRIDEDDIAQIELIIAGEEDYLVILDMDNRTVTVPMPVKRIVATGYGSIHTLMQLGAEDKIVGCSHPDQWSALPYVAPELDELPDTGGPSKTNFNVELAASLEPDVIFACSSGGGFGDVDMISDKTQVPTIAVNIGKGLWFVDELRIIGAITGKDDRARDVIAYTKEKVDEIAEITSKVPDEDKPVVFACGCSKSLTTSCGTTPEIELAGGLCVPGAAWGQQVSKEQIIKWNPDVIVIQWASPEWIEEMLSDPVLQNTNAVKNGRVYSTIGGYWGDAPLDQHMASVYYLAKLFYPDKFEDLNVEKESNEIWKHFYGVDGLYTEMAEEYNFYRWD from the coding sequence ATGGATTCTAAAGGGAGCTATGTCTCGATATTTGCGCTATGTTTTTTTCTAGTTATCATGCCAACTGATGCCGCGGGTTATACAGAATTTGCCTGGGCTTGGGGTGATACGCTTACAGTTTATGGGAATGCCAATTTGGATGATATCATAGACGAAAGGGACGTAGAATACGTTCGAGGGATCATCGACGGGACAAAAGATGAGACTGCATTTGCTGATGCCAACTACGATGGCCGGATCGATGAGGATGACATCGCCCAAATCGAACTGATCATAGCTGGTGAGGAGGATTACCTTGTCATCCTGGATATGGACAATCGTACTGTGACCGTGCCCATGCCCGTAAAGAGAATTGTAGCGACGGGTTATGGTTCCATACACACTCTGATGCAGCTTGGCGCCGAAGACAAGATCGTCGGATGCAGCCATCCAGATCAATGGTCTGCGTTGCCATATGTTGCCCCCGAGCTGGACGAACTTCCTGATACTGGTGGTCCATCAAAAACGAACTTCAACGTCGAATTGGCGGCATCATTAGAGCCTGATGTCATATTCGCCTGTTCATCAGGCGGCGGATTTGGCGATGTTGATATGATTTCGGACAAAACCCAGGTGCCCACTATAGCCGTTAACATTGGTAAGGGTCTCTGGTTCGTTGATGAACTCAGGATTATAGGAGCTATCACGGGAAAAGACGATAGGGCGAGGGATGTTATAGCCTACACAAAGGAGAAGGTCGATGAGATTGCTGAAATCACTTCGAAAGTTCCCGATGAAGATAAACCAGTCGTCTTCGCTTGTGGGTGCAGCAAGAGCCTTACCACCAGCTGTGGCACCACTCCTGAAATAGAACTGGCAGGTGGTCTATGCGTCCCAGGGGCAGCATGGGGTCAGCAGGTTTCAAAGGAACAGATCATCAAATGGAACCCCGACGTAATCGTCATCCAGTGGGCAAGCCCCGAGTGGATTGAAGAGATGCTTTCAGATCCAGTTTTACAAAATACAAACGCTGTAAAGAACGGAAGGGTTTACTCAACCATTGGCGGATACTGGGGTGATGCTCCACTGGATCAACACATGGCCTCGGTGTATTATCTTGCAAAGCTCTTCTACCCCGATAAGTTCGAGGATCTGAACGTGGAAAAAGAGAGCAACGAGATTTGGAAACACTTCTATGGCGTGGACGGACTGTACACGGAGATGGCGGAAGAATATAATTTCTATAGGTGGGATTAA
- a CDS encoding ATP-binding protein, translating to MKQVAIVSGKGGTGKTSIIASLAALAQGKAVFADCDVDAPDLHLLLQPKILERREFYGIKRAFIDEEKCIQCGICQDACRFDAIRDFQVETSLCEGCGVCHLVCPEGAVEMRDVQAGEAYISQTRFGPMVHAELYPGEEASGMLVAMVREMARDLAEEKKLNLILIDASPGIGCPVIASLTGVDLALVVAEPTVTGEHDLLRLLDVAGHFGIRTTVCINKYDLNIKAAEQIEELCQRRGVEIIGRLPYHTSVIDAMVRAQAVVEIGGPVAEAIEEMWKDLEGIFRISLRANFFYSGDDVYELGVLKKCQLKNLWLAGH from the coding sequence ATGAAGCAGGTCGCCATAGTGAGCGGTAAGGGCGGGACCGGCAAGACCTCGATCATCGCCTCACTGGCGGCTCTTGCTCAGGGAAAGGCGGTCTTTGCCGACTGTGATGTGGACGCCCCTGATCTGCACCTCCTCCTCCAGCCCAAGATCCTGGAAAGGCGGGAGTTCTATGGCATCAAGAGGGCATTCATAGATGAAGAGAAGTGCATCCAGTGCGGGATCTGCCAGGATGCCTGCCGCTTCGATGCCATCAGAGATTTCCAGGTAGAGACCTCCCTTTGCGAGGGCTGTGGGGTATGCCATCTGGTCTGCCCTGAGGGGGCAGTCGAGATGAGGGACGTCCAGGCCGGGGAGGCTTACATCTCCCAGACCAGGTTCGGCCCCATGGTCCACGCCGAGCTATATCCAGGAGAGGAGGCATCGGGGATGCTGGTGGCCATGGTAAGGGAGATGGCCCGCGATCTGGCTGAAGAGAAGAAGCTGAATCTGATCCTCATAGATGCCTCTCCTGGCATAGGCTGTCCGGTGATAGCATCATTGACTGGAGTCGATCTGGCGCTGGTGGTGGCTGAACCCACTGTCACTGGAGAGCATGATCTGCTCCGGCTCTTGGACGTGGCCGGCCACTTCGGCATAAGGACCACAGTCTGCATCAACAAGTACGATCTCAACATCAAGGCGGCAGAGCAGATCGAGGAGCTCTGCCAGAGGAGAGGGGTGGAGATCATCGGAAGGCTGCCTTACCATACCTCGGTCATAGATGCCATGGTCAGGGCCCAGGCGGTGGTGGAGATCGGAGGGCCGGTGGCAGAGGCGATCGAAGAGATGTGGAAAGATCTGGAGGGTATATTTAGAATCTCCCTCCGGGCGAATTTTTTTTATTCTGGAGATGATGTATATGAATTGGGGGTTTTGAAAAAATGTCAGCTAAAAAATCTTTGGCTCGCAGGTCACTGA
- a CDS encoding MBL fold metallo-hydrolase, producing the protein MLQNLSLTIVVENSASLENDQLQAQHGLSILLDMSLESESMKLLWDTGATPEVMLHNADALNIDLEEIGLICLSHGHYDHTGGLMGILQERTAPVPLIAHPEIFSPKLKLRPYLKYIGAPFTRDQLEAAGAVMLPCRGPATLAPGVMTTGEVPRMEVFETVEGFWTVKNEQYTPDLIPDDQSLAVHLPGKGLIVISGCAHSGIINTIRYAQRITGEESLYAVVGGFHLMGADNKRIDSTARALLDLGPAVVRPGHCTGQKALSRLQEVLGESCQPLTVGETIEL; encoded by the coding sequence ATGCTCCAGAACCTCAGTCTGACCATTGTGGTCGAGAACTCTGCATCCCTTGAGAATGATCAGCTACAGGCCCAGCACGGCCTATCCATCCTGCTGGATATGAGCCTGGAATCAGAGAGCATGAAGCTGCTCTGGGACACGGGTGCCACCCCGGAGGTGATGCTCCATAATGCCGATGCTCTGAATATAGATCTGGAAGAGATCGGTCTGATCTGCCTCAGCCACGGCCACTATGATCACACCGGCGGCCTGATGGGCATCCTGCAGGAGAGGACTGCTCCCGTGCCGCTCATCGCCCATCCCGAGATCTTCTCCCCCAAATTGAAGCTCCGGCCCTATCTCAAGTACATAGGCGCTCCCTTCACCCGCGATCAGCTGGAGGCTGCGGGGGCGGTAATGCTCCCCTGCCGCGGCCCGGCAACCTTAGCTCCGGGGGTTATGACCACAGGAGAGGTGCCGCGCATGGAGGTCTTCGAGACGGTGGAGGGATTCTGGACGGTGAAAAATGAGCAATACACTCCTGATCTCATTCCTGATGATCAATCATTGGCTGTACATCTGCCAGGAAAGGGGCTGATTGTGATCAGCGGCTGTGCCCACAGCGGCATCATCAACACCATAAGATATGCCCAGAGGATTACAGGAGAGGAGAGTCTGTATGCAGTGGTAGGCGGATTCCACCTCATGGGCGCAGACAATAAGCGCATAGACTCCACAGCCCGCGCCTTGCTCGATTTGGGCCCGGCGGTGGTCCGGCCTGGTCACTGCACCGGCCAGAAGGCCCTCTCCCGGCTGCAGGAGGTATTGGGGGAGAGCTGCCAGCCCCTGACAGTGGGGGAGACAATTGAGCTGTAG
- a CDS encoding radical SAM protein, with protein sequence MRGLIAFGPVPSRRLGRSLGINNIPAKICSYSCAYCQVGRTVQMSAERRPYYPPQQIFSEVAEKVAMAKSQGLSIDYLTFVPDGEPTLDINLGEEIERLRSLGIKMAVISNASLIWNEGVREDLFKADWVSVKVDSLQESTWRRIDRPHSSLRLETILEGIRDFARDYEGVLATESMLLAGINDDQASLQAIGEFLEGIDPDVSYVSAPIRPPAESWVQMPSPERLCQAYQIFDQRVKRVELLAGYEGDSFDLTGDTREDILAIASVHPMREAALRGFLDKSAGGWAIIEDLVERKELLRIEYQGNVFYLRRPKRERIK encoded by the coding sequence GTGAGAGGGTTGATAGCCTTTGGCCCTGTGCCCTCCCGCAGGCTGGGAAGGTCACTGGGGATCAACAACATACCAGCCAAGATCTGCAGCTATTCCTGTGCCTACTGCCAGGTGGGCAGGACTGTACAGATGTCGGCTGAGCGCCGCCCCTACTACCCCCCTCAGCAGATCTTCTCAGAGGTGGCAGAGAAGGTGGCAATGGCAAAGAGCCAGGGGCTGAGCATCGACTACTTGACATTTGTCCCTGATGGCGAGCCCACACTGGACATCAACCTGGGAGAGGAGATCGAACGGCTGAGATCCCTGGGAATCAAGATGGCAGTGATAAGCAACGCCTCCCTGATCTGGAATGAAGGGGTCAGAGAGGATCTATTCAAGGCGGACTGGGTCTCAGTCAAGGTGGATTCTCTCCAGGAGAGCACCTGGCGGCGGATCGACCGGCCCCACAGCAGCCTCAGGCTTGAGACCATACTTGAAGGGATTCGAGATTTCGCCCGGGATTATGAAGGGGTGCTGGCCACAGAGAGCATGCTCTTGGCGGGAATAAACGATGACCAGGCCAGCCTCCAGGCCATAGGAGAGTTCCTGGAGGGGATCGATCCCGATGTATCCTACGTCTCAGCTCCCATCCGCCCCCCAGCAGAATCGTGGGTTCAGATGCCATCCCCGGAGAGGCTGTGCCAGGCTTATCAGATATTCGACCAGAGAGTGAAGAGGGTCGAGCTTCTGGCTGGATACGAGGGAGACAGCTTTGACCTCACTGGAGATACAAGAGAGGATATCCTGGCGATCGCCTCCGTTCATCCCATGAGAGAGGCCGCCTTAAGAGGATTTTTGGATAAATCCGCCGGCGGCTGGGCTATCATAGAAGATCTGGTGGAGAGGAAGGAGCTCCTTCGCATTGAATACCAGGGGAATGTCTTCTACCTGAGAAGGCCAAAGAGAGAGAGAATTAAGTGA
- a CDS encoding MFS transporter: MSLSISLPRDQEARPPSRVREITQLTLAHLINDIYAPVLMALQPLLITTLGYSYSQAALLPVMHSLISSALQPIFGSLADRRGFRVSVALSVLLSGSGIAFLGLLSDHYLIMLCSIAIAAVGAATFHPGALCKVAAIAVSSNRGRLTSFFIVGGNLGQALGPILGGIVITTGGLSAVTWLLIPALLAALLLAVRPIPDICPVAGRQAESSGSESWMPVLLLFAGSILRSWVTFGAMTFLPTYLVLSGYPLIEATFLISAMLLAGVAGQLTGGYLSDRMGRKPISVATTFFSIPAFAAILLTQGSLQIAAMLSFGFFLWASFSVTIAMAHELMPSRIGLISGLFMGIAMGAGGIGVSVSGVIADHFGLTATLSVFPALILVTTLLFAVVG, from the coding sequence ATGAGCCTGAGCATATCCTTGCCCCGCGATCAGGAGGCTCGGCCTCCGTCACGGGTACGGGAGATCACCCAGCTTACCCTGGCACACCTCATCAACGATATCTATGCCCCGGTGCTGATGGCACTCCAGCCGCTTCTCATCACCACTCTCGGGTACAGCTATTCTCAGGCCGCTCTCCTGCCGGTAATGCACAGCCTGATCTCCTCTGCCCTCCAGCCGATCTTCGGCAGCCTCGCTGACAGGCGAGGATTTCGGGTCAGCGTGGCCCTCTCCGTCCTTCTCTCCGGCAGCGGGATTGCATTTCTGGGGCTGTTATCAGATCATTACCTGATCATGCTCTGCTCCATTGCAATTGCCGCTGTGGGCGCTGCCACCTTTCATCCCGGTGCTCTCTGCAAGGTGGCGGCGATTGCAGTATCCAGCAACCGGGGCCGCCTCACATCGTTCTTTATCGTGGGCGGCAACCTCGGTCAGGCGCTTGGGCCGATCCTGGGCGGCATTGTGATAACCACCGGCGGCCTCTCCGCTGTGACCTGGCTTCTGATACCTGCTCTGCTCGCTGCCCTTCTCCTCGCCGTCCGGCCGATTCCGGACATCTGCCCGGTGGCAGGGCGGCAGGCAGAGTCCAGTGGAAGCGAGAGCTGGATGCCTGTGCTCCTCCTCTTTGCCGGTTCGATCCTTCGCTCCTGGGTCACCTTCGGAGCGATGACCTTTCTGCCCACCTATCTCGTCTTGAGCGGATATCCGTTGATCGAGGCCACCTTCCTCATCAGCGCCATGCTCCTGGCTGGCGTTGCCGGCCAGCTCACTGGAGGCTACCTCTCCGACCGCATGGGCAGAAAACCGATATCTGTCGCGACTACCTTCTTCTCCATCCCGGCCTTTGCCGCCATTCTCCTCACGCAGGGTTCGCTTCAAATTGCAGCAATGCTCAGCTTTGGATTTTTCCTCTGGGCCTCGTTCTCGGTGACGATCGCCATGGCTCATGAGCTCATGCCCAGCAGGATCGGCCTGATCTCGGGCCTCTTCATGGGTATTGCAATGGGTGCCGGGGGCATTGGCGTCTCTGTCTCAGGAGTAATTGCCGACCACTTCGGGCTCACAGCCACCCTCTCTGTATTCCCGGCCCTGATCCTCGTGACAACACTGCTCTTCGCAGTTGTTGGATAA
- a CDS encoding NifB/NifX family molybdenum-iron cluster-binding protein, producing MKVCVTAGASGLDAPMDPRFGRSPFFVIVDTESMSENSIANTNVDAASGAGIQAAQDIAREGASALITGNVGPNAMQTLTSANIDVYQYQGAGSVREVVEKFKRGELVKITGASVPGHTGMGPGGQGMGRGGGQGAGRGRGGGGRGRGGGGQGMGRGGGQGGQF from the coding sequence ATGAAGGTATGTGTTACTGCAGGGGCATCAGGGCTTGATGCTCCTATGGATCCCAGGTTTGGGCGCAGCCCCTTTTTTGTGATCGTAGATACAGAGAGCATGAGCGAGAACTCCATCGCCAACACCAACGTCGATGCAGCCAGTGGCGCTGGCATACAGGCGGCACAGGATATAGCCAGAGAGGGGGCCAGTGCCCTGATCACTGGAAATGTCGGCCCCAATGCTATGCAGACCCTAACCTCAGCCAATATCGATGTCTATCAGTACCAGGGCGCAGGTAGCGTCAGAGAGGTGGTGGAGAAGTTCAAGCGAGGCGAGCTTGTCAAGATCACTGGTGCATCCGTGCCGGGCCATACCGGCATGGGCCCAGGTGGTCAGGGCATGGGACGTGGTGGCGGTCAGGGAGCGGGCAGAGGAAGAGGAGGCGGAGGAAGAGGTCGGGGCGGCGGCGGCCAGGGCATGGGACGAGGCGGCGGTCAGGGAGGCCAATTCTGA